One genomic region from Bacteroidota bacterium encodes:
- the hemE gene encoding uroporphyrinogen decarboxylase codes for MLQNDLFLKACKRQPTERTPVWIMRQAGRYLPEYRAVRAKTDFLTLCKTPELAAEVTIQPVDIIGVDAAIIFSDILVIPEAMGMELIVEEGKGGPRFPSPIRSSSEIEKLSIPDPYDKLKYVMDALSLTKQNLAGRVPLIGFAGSPWTLATYMVEGRGKQEFKIITELINERPKDAHKLLDKLARSAADYLSAQIESGANAVQIFDTWGGILPQEQFEEFSLRYIQQIVSSIKRKDEPVIVFCKDCWHSLEAIANTGCDVVGLDWTIDIGEARKLVGDKVALQGNMDPHKLYEDEEKIRGEVKAILEKFGQGSGHVFNLGHGILPDVPVAHAKAFVNAVKEESVKYHK; via the coding sequence ATTTTACAAAACGATTTATTCTTAAAAGCATGTAAACGACAACCAACCGAGCGTACGCCAGTTTGGATTATGCGCCAAGCTGGAAGGTATTTACCTGAATACAGAGCAGTCCGTGCAAAGACGGATTTTCTCACGCTTTGCAAAACTCCCGAGCTTGCCGCCGAAGTTACAATTCAACCCGTTGATATCATTGGGGTTGATGCGGCGATTATTTTTTCAGATATACTCGTTATTCCAGAAGCAATGGGAATGGAACTAATTGTAGAAGAAGGCAAAGGCGGACCTCGATTTCCATCACCCATCCGATCATCTTCTGAAATTGAAAAATTGTCTATCCCCGACCCTTACGATAAATTAAAATACGTAATGGATGCTTTGAGTTTAACAAAACAAAATTTGGCTGGACGTGTTCCTCTAATCGGATTTGCGGGTTCCCCCTGGACACTGGCAACTTATATGGTTGAAGGAAGAGGGAAGCAGGAATTTAAAATCATTACCGAACTGATAAATGAACGACCAAAAGATGCTCACAAACTTTTGGATAAACTCGCCCGCTCAGCCGCTGATTATTTGAGTGCACAAATTGAATCGGGAGCTAATGCAGTTCAGATATTCGACACGTGGGGCGGGATTCTTCCGCAAGAACAATTCGAAGAATTTTCTCTGCGTTACATTCAGCAAATTGTTTCAAGCATCAAACGCAAAGATGAACCGGTGATTGTTTTCTGCAAAGATTGCTGGCACTCGCTTGAAGCAATTGCAAATACGGGGTGCGATGTTGTAGGTTTAGACTGGACAATAGATATCGGTGAAGCGCGAAAATTAGTCGGCGATAAAGTTGCACTTCAGGGGAATATGGATCCTCACAAGCTTTACGAAGATGAGGAAAAGATACGCGGTGAAGTAAAGGCGATACTTGAAAAATTCGGCCAAGGCAGCGGACACGTTTTCAATTTAGGTCATGGTATTCTGCCCGATGTTCCTGTCGCACATGCAAAGGCGTTTGTAAATGCAGTAAAAGAAGAGAGTGTTAAATACCATAAGTAG
- a CDS encoding succinate dehydrogenase iron-sulfur subunit produces the protein MQVTFSIQRYDSSKDTKPYRQKFKLEVEPTDRILDCLDRIKWDFEGSLTYRRSCSHGICGSDAININGKNMLACQILIQDIKKKFIRIDPIPGMPIIKDLVVDTTDFFTKYEVVKPYLIAKNPPPKERYQSQADRAVIDESVNCILCGACTSSCPSMWGNPNYLGPAAMLKAYRFAFDSRDEAPAEHLEAIDTSDGVWRCHTIFNCVEACPKEINLTWHISQLKKKMVEREL, from the coding sequence ATGCAAGTAACATTTTCAATACAAAGATACGATTCATCTAAAGACACAAAACCATATCGGCAGAAATTCAAATTAGAAGTTGAACCGACCGACAGAATTCTCGATTGTCTCGACCGCATCAAGTGGGATTTCGAAGGAAGTTTAACATATCGCCGCTCATGCTCTCACGGAATTTGCGGTTCGGACGCAATCAACATAAACGGCAAAAATATGCTCGCTTGCCAGATTTTGATACAGGATATTAAGAAAAAATTTATTCGCATCGACCCGATTCCCGGAATGCCTATCATAAAAGATTTGGTTGTTGATACAACCGATTTCTTTACAAAGTACGAAGTAGTGAAACCATATCTGATTGCAAAAAATCCGCCTCCCAAAGAGCGTTACCAATCGCAAGCCGACCGCGCTGTGATTGATGAATCTGTTAATTGCATATTGTGCGGTGCCTGCACAAGCTCCTGCCCTTCGATGTGGGGAAACCCGAATTATTTAGGTCCGGCGGCTATGCTCAAAGCTTACCGCTTCGCATTCGACAGCCGCGACGAAGCCCCCGCCGAACATTTGGAAGCAATCGACACAAGCGACGGTGTTTGGCGCTGCCACACAATTTTTAACTGTGTAGAAGCCTGCCCGAAAGAAATTAATCTAACCTGGCACATCTCACAACTTAAAAAGAAAATGGTGGAAAGAGAGTTGTAA